The following proteins are co-located in the Fusobacteria bacterium ZRK30 genome:
- a CDS encoding homoserine dehydrogenase yields MKIGVIGLGTVGMNVVKILSEEKNRRNKEIGDIEILKVCDIQISNLMGYDFTDDYKEILNDSRIDTVVELIGGVGAAYEISKSTLNSKKNLVTANKHLLALHGKELFSLAEKNQVKLQYEASVGGGIPVISPIKENLFVNNFKNIRGILNGTCNYILTKMEEGLSYSKALEDAQLKGYAEADPTFDVKGIDTAHKISILAHLAWGELKEFSKISIVGIDELTKDDIEVAKSQGLRYKLLGEANFDGKELNINVAPVAIKKDELLYSVNGVYNAVELDGNYTGKTIFYGEGAGGDATAAAVISDIYKIKLGG; encoded by the coding sequence ATGAAAATAGGAGTTATTGGTCTTGGGACAGTTGGAATGAATGTTGTAAAGATATTATCAGAGGAAAAAAACAGGAGAAATAAAGAGATTGGGGATATAGAGATCCTAAAAGTTTGTGATATTCAAATCAGTAATCTTATGGGATATGATTTTACAGATGATTATAAAGAAATTCTCAATGATTCTAGAATAGACACAGTGGTAGAATTAATCGGAGGAGTAGGAGCAGCATATGAAATTTCTAAAAGCACTCTGAATTCAAAAAAAAATTTGGTTACTGCAAATAAACATCTTCTGGCTCTCCATGGAAAGGAATTATTTTCACTGGCTGAAAAAAATCAGGTGAAACTCCAATATGAAGCTTCTGTAGGAGGAGGAATACCGGTTATTTCACCGATAAAAGAAAATCTGTTTGTAAATAATTTTAAAAATATTCGTGGGATTCTAAATGGTACATGTAACTATATTTTGACAAAGATGGAAGAGGGTTTGTCTTATTCAAAAGCTTTAGAAGATGCCCAGCTCAAAGGATATGCTGAGGCTGATCCGACATTTGATGTAAAAGGAATTGATACAGCCCACAAGATCAGTATCTTAGCTCATCTGGCCTGGGGAGAGTTAAAAGAATTTTCTAAAATTTCTATTGTTGGAATAGATGAACTGACTAAAGATGATATTGAAGTAGCTAAATCCCAGGGATTAAGGTATAAATTACTAGGAGAAGCCAATTTTGACGGGAAAGAATTAAATATAAATGTGGCTCCTGTAGCTATAAAAAAAGATGAACTGTTATATAGTGTAAATGGAGTTTATAATGCTGTGGAATTAGATGGGAATTATACTGGGAAAACGATCTTTTATGGTGAAGGTGCCGGTGGAGATGCCACAGCTGCAGCAGTAATTTCAGATATCTATAAGATCAAATTGGGAGGATAG
- a CDS encoding aspartate kinase, with amino-acid sequence MIVVQKFGGTSLKGSERLREVAKWIIKNKHEGNKMVIIVSAPGGMTDSLINEAKEMNTNPRGRELDMLLSVGEQISAALLAMGIEELGEKAVSFNASQLQLKTNGEHNNAKILDISSEKILENLNDDYVVIVTGFQGVDDEGNITTLGRGGSDTSAVAIGAAINAHKVEIYTDVDGVYTSDPRIIKDAKKIKNISFDEMIEMADKGSKVLHCRSVELASKYEIPIHLRSAFTWEEGTWIKKEKTMENSVVRGISNINNLANLKINLKNMDELVDRLEENNINVKLFQQLSNSKFSILTEKEDALRFYKVLKKGGYSLELNDDLGMISVIGLGIASNNIPRKLAKILNLNEINIDSITSNQTSVSYVISQNKLNNANAIFHRELFE; translated from the coding sequence ATGATAGTCGTTCAGAAATTTGGTGGAACAAGCCTGAAGGGCAGTGAGAGACTGCGTGAGGTAGCCAAATGGATAATAAAAAATAAACATGAAGGGAATAAGATGGTAATTATTGTATCAGCCCCTGGTGGGATGACCGATTCCCTTATAAATGAAGCTAAGGAGATGAACACTAATCCAAGGGGAAGGGAGCTGGATATGTTACTTTCGGTGGGAGAACAAATTTCAGCCGCATTACTTGCCATGGGAATAGAGGAATTAGGAGAGAAAGCTGTTTCATTTAACGCCTCACAGTTACAGTTAAAAACAAACGGCGAACACAATAATGCCAAGATTTTAGACATTTCTTCTGAAAAGATTCTAGAAAATTTAAACGATGATTATGTTGTGATTGTGACTGGGTTCCAAGGGGTAGATGATGAAGGAAATATAACTACTCTGGGAAGGGGAGGAAGCGACACTAGTGCTGTAGCCATTGGAGCAGCTATTAATGCTCATAAGGTTGAGATCTACACAGATGTAGATGGTGTATATACCTCAGATCCCAGAATTATAAAGGATGCTAAAAAAATTAAAAATATTTCTTTTGATGAAATGATTGAAATGGCGGATAAGGGATCTAAAGTTTTACATTGCAGGAGTGTGGAATTGGCTTCTAAATATGAGATCCCTATCCATCTGCGTTCAGCCTTTACATGGGAAGAAGGAACTTGGATTAAAAAGGAGAAAACTATGGAAAATTCAGTTGTGAGAGGAATCTCAAATATAAATAATTTGGCAAATCTAAAAATAAATTTAAAAAATATGGATGAACTTGTAGATCGTTTGGAAGAAAATAATATCAATGTAAAATTATTTCAGCAGTTGAGCAATTCTAAATTTTCAATTTTAACTGAAAAAGAAGATGCTCTGAGATTTTACAAGGTCTTAAAAAAAGGTGGCTATTCTCTGGAACTAAATGATGATCTAGGTATGATCTCTGTAATTGGATTGGGGATTGCATCTAATAATATCCCTAGAAAATTAGCTAAGATCTTAAATTTAAACGAGATAAATATCGATTCAATAACTTCTAATCAAACGAGTGTATCCTATGTGATATCTCAAAATAAATTAAATAATGCTAATGCTATTTTTCATCGTGAATTATTTGAATAG
- a CDS encoding homoserine kinase — protein sequence MAVYTNLTNEHKKDIRALYNLGENADFIEISEGILNTNYLIKDRDKKYVFRLLEGKRNIGEELKELDFLNFLNENDVSCPQVFVNNSGENHMFIQEKMGCLFDFIHGNKVKEVDEDVLEKIGSTLGKLHNLSKGRSIERKRKIDLDFFYEKISKIDLKFVLKGDYDLIMGRYKEVKEVDFSRLPKGIVHNDIFPDNVFMGEKLSLIDFNDCMNAPLIIDLAIVINFWIKIKEFPKDKEKNLIKIFLYSYECERKLLPEEKKILRKMVLKMALTFIFLRINKSYVEDNRGKNMEVKTYKELLILLEEEMDEIY from the coding sequence ATGGCTGTATATACTAACTTAACCAATGAACATAAAAAAGATATAAGAGCTCTTTACAACTTGGGAGAAAATGCTGATTTTATCGAAATTTCAGAAGGGATATTAAATACAAATTACTTGATTAAAGACAGGGATAAAAAATATGTATTCAGACTCTTAGAGGGAAAGCGAAATATAGGAGAGGAGTTAAAAGAATTGGATTTTTTAAACTTCTTAAATGAAAATGACGTTTCATGTCCCCAGGTATTTGTAAATAATTCAGGGGAAAATCATATGTTTATCCAGGAAAAAATGGGGTGTCTATTTGATTTTATCCACGGCAATAAAGTAAAAGAGGTCGATGAAGATGTTTTAGAAAAAATTGGATCTACCCTTGGAAAACTGCATAATCTGTCTAAGGGCAGATCTATTGAAAGAAAAAGAAAAATAGATTTAGATTTTTTTTATGAGAAGATCTCAAAGATAGATCTAAAATTTGTTTTAAAAGGTGACTATGATTTGATCATGGGAAGGTATAAAGAGGTAAAAGAAGTTGATTTTTCAAGACTTCCAAAGGGAATAGTTCACAATGATATATTCCCGGATAATGTATTCATGGGAGAAAAACTTTCATTGATTGATTTCAATGACTGTATGAATGCTCCGCTTATTATAGATTTAGCTATTGTGATAAATTTTTGGATTAAAATTAAAGAATTTCCTAAAGATAAAGAAAAGAACCTTATAAAAATATTTTTATATTCATATGAATGTGAGCGAAAACTATTACCTGAAGAGAAAAAAATACTAAGAAAAATGGTCTTAAAGATGGCTCTTACCTTTATTTTTTTAAGGATAAATAAATCGTATGTAGAGGATAACAGAGGGAAAAATATGGAAGTAAAGACTTATAAAGAACTTTTAATCTTACTTGAGGAGGAAATGGATGAAATATATTAG